A segment of the Zavarzinia compransoris genome:
GAGCCGGAGGAAGCGGAATTTCGTCGTCCCCGCCGCCCGTTCCGGTCGGACATAGGGAAGGGCGGCCTGGCGATAGCCCATGGCGGCGAACAGCCCCTTCATGAAGCGGGTGCGTTCCGGCAGGGCGCAGAGCGCCTCGACCACGGCCCGGTCCATCAGGCGGAAATCCCCGGCGTTGAAGGGAATGGGCACGTCCGAGATGCGGTTGAACAGGCGGTAGAAACGTTCCGCCGACAGGCGTTTCAGCCAGGTGTCGGTCGGGCGCGACACCCGTTCGCCATAGACGACGTCGAAACCGTCGCGCCATTTGGCGATCATCGCCGGGATCAGCTCGGGCGGGTCCTGAAGATCGACGTCGATCGGCACCGCCACGTCGCCGCGGGCGAAGTGCAGGCCGGCGGTCAACCCCGCTTCCTTGCCGAAATTGCGCGAGAAGGAGACCAGCCGCACGCGCGGATCGGTTTCGGCGCGGGCGCGGAGCAGGGCCGCCGTGCGGTCGGTCGAGCCGTCGTCGATGAAGATGAATTCGACCGGGCCTGCCGTCGCCGCCACCTGTTCGGCCACCGGCGCCAGGGCGGCGAAGAAGGCGTCGAGCACTTCCTCCTCGTTGCGGACGGGGACGACGAGCGACAGGAAGGGGCGGGGCGCCATGGTCAGAAGACCTCGGTCACCACCTGGCCGTCGGCGCCCCGGCGGAACATCAGGTAGTCGTGATGGCGCAGCGGCAGCCGGCAGCCCACCCGCCCGGCATAGCAGCCGAGCGACGGCGCCCGCTCGTAGCCGCCGAGGGCACCGGCCGGGGCGAAGGCTTCGCCCCGCAGGTAGCCGAACAATGTATAGCCGGAAACGAGCCAGATCTCGTCGGGGCCGAGGACGTCGAAACCGGTCGGAATGCCGCCCGGGATCGGGTCGTGCCGGTTCCACGAGCCGATGTCGCGGGAATCGAAATCCAGCAGGTCGCGCAGGCCGACATCGTCGACGAAGAGGCGCAGCCGCCCGGCCGCCGCCGCCGCGCGCCAGTCGGCCAGCTGCTGCGCCCGTTCCGGCCGCTCGATCGCGGTGCCGAACAGGTTCATCGAGGCGAGATTGCCGAGATAGCCGAGGCAGAAGCCCCCGGCGATGACGATCGCGACCGGCCCCGCCAGGGTGGTGTGGCGCAGGATGACGGCGGCGAAGCCGGTGACCGCCAGGGCGAGCACGAGGTCGCGCACGAAGCCGCGGACATGGAACAATTCGGAGACGCATAGCCCGAGGCCGATCGCCGCCAGCAGCAGGGCGTCGCGCCGCCCGGTCCGCAGCCGCCACAGCCACAGGCCGAGGGCGGCGACGCCGAGACCGCTGAGCAGGGATTGCAGGTTGAAGCTCTGCTGCCCGAGGCCGGCATGAAGCAGGAACTGGCGGATGAATTCGCCGAGCTGGAACTGGATCGAGAGCAGGAAGACGAACAGGGCGAAGACGGCCGCCAGCCCCAGCCCCAGGGCCTGGGCCGGCAGGCCGCGCCAGCGTGCCTCGCGGGCCAGCGCCAGTTCCTGCGCGAGGACGAGGACGAGGGCGACGCCGAAGACCGAAGGCGCGGTCAGGGGCGCCAGCATGATCAGGCCGAGGGCGGCCAGCCGCCGCCCCCCGCCCAGGCCCCAGCCGATGCCGAGCCCGAGGGCGAGCAGGGTGAAGCCCGTCACCTCGGGCCGGAAGGGGTAGAGGAGATAGACGGCGGCGACGATCGGAAAGGCCATATAGGCCGCCGCCCGGCTGGCGAAGACGCGGGTCAGGACCAGGGCGAAGCCGATGGTGGCCAGCGCCATGGACAGATAGAGGTAATTGTCGAAACCCGCCCGCGAGATCCCGTCGAGACGCAGCCACAGGCCGGCCAGCACGACATGAAGCGGCGGATAGACCAGCAGCAGGTCCTTGAAATCCGGGAACAGCGTATCGAGGAAGGGGCTGCGCAACTGGCCGCTGCGGGCGTATTCGACCGCCCATTGGCTGAAGAACCCGTCGTCCGCGTAAGGCACGAGCACCGGCGACAGCAAGCGCAGCCCGAGACAGAGAGCGAGGCCGAACGCCACGGCCCCGGAGGCATTCCCAATCGATTCGCGGCGCGCCACCTTGCCCTCTCCACAGCCTGCCCGACGCGCACGCTAACCGATGGCGGCCCGCGGCGGCAAAATTTTACGCGACCGCCAGGCGGTAGCCGCCGTCCTCGGCCAGGATCAGGCCGGCGCCGCCGGCGACCGCCCGGCCCAGCTTGCGGCGCAGGCGATAGACATGGGTCTCGATCGTGTGGGTGGCGATGGCGGCGCCATAGCCCCAGACCTCGGCCAGCAGGATTTCGCGCGGCACCACCCGGCCGATGGCAGCGGCGAGGCGGGCCAGGATCTGGGTCTCCTTGTCGGTCAGGCGCACCGCCTCCCCCGCCGCGCCGACCAGGGTGCGGGACGAGGCGAACAGCCGGCACGGCCCGATGGCCAGGGCGCCGGCGCCATTGGCAAGGCCGGCGCGCACCCCCTTGACCAGGGCTTCCACCCGCAGGGGTTTCCGCAGCAGGGTGACCTGGCCGCCGGGCCCGGCGGGCGGGCGGGCATCGTCGGCCCCGGCCAGCGCCACCACCGGCAGGCTGCACCCGGCCGCGACCAGGGCGGCATCGGCGCCCCCGCCCTCGGCGGCCCGGTCGACGATGACGAGATCGGCCGCGGCCCAGGCGGCGCTGTCCGCAAGCCCGGGGGCGACGGTGACGGCGAAGCCCGCCTCGCGCAGGGGATCGGCCAGGGCATGCGCCAGCACGCCGTCGTCGACGGCGACGAGCAGGCGGGCGGTGTCCGGCGTCAGGGGGCGATTCGTCATGCGCGCCGATTCTGCGGGCATCCCCCGGCCATCGCAAGGGAGCCATGACGCGGCATTGCCGATCACGGGCTGCATCCGCCGCCGAGATGTGCTTAGACTGCGCCCCATGTCTTCGCCTTTCGGTTCCGCCCCGGTTTCGGGCCTTGTCACCGTCGATCGCGCCGTTTCCGAATTGCGGCGCGGCCTCGATGTCGTCGTCCGCGACGACGACGGCCATGTCCTGCGCGTCGCCGCCGCCGAATATGCGACGCCCGACCGCATGGCCGGCTTCGCCGCGCCCGGGGCCCGGCTGCTGCTGACCAACCGCCGCGCCGGCACCCTGAAGCTGCGGCCCCTGGTGGGCGATCCGGTGGCCCTGCCCCTGGCGGGCCCGCTGGATGCCGCCACCATCGCCTCCCTGGCCGATCCGACCGCCGACCTCGACCTGCCGCTGCGCGGGCCCTTCTCGGTGCTGCGCCGCGCCCCCCAGGCGGCGGAATTCGCCGCGGTGAAGCTGATGAAGCTGGCCCGCCTGCTGCCCGCCGCCCTGGCGGTGGACGCGGCGGCGGCGGACGACGGCCTGCTGGCGGTGCCGGCGGCCGAGATCACGGCCTACGACCTGGCGGCGGCGCGGGGCCTGCGCATCGTTTCCGATGCCCGGGTGCCGCTGGCGGATGCCGAACAGTCCCGCATCATCGGCTTCCGGCCGCCGGACGGCGGGATCGAGCATCTGGCGATCCTGATCGGCGATCCGCCGCGCCACCTGCCGGTCCTGGGTCGCCTGCATTCGGAATGTTTCACCGGCGACCTGCTCGGTTCCCTGAAATGCGATTGCGGCGAGCAATTGCGCGGCGCCATCCGCGCCATCGCCGAGGCCGGGGGCGGGGTCCTGCTCTATCTCGCCCAGGAGGGCCGGGGCATCGGCCTGATGAACAAGCTGAAGGCCTATCGCCTTCAGGACCAGGGCTTCGACACCGTCGAGGCCAACGAACGCCTGGGCTTCGACCCGGACGAGCGCGTGTTCCAGCCGGCGGCCGAAATGCTGCGCCTGCTCGGCTTCGATGCGGTCCGCCTGCTGACCAACAACCCGGAAAAGGTCGCGGGGCTGACGGCGAGCGGGATCAATGTGGTGGAACGGGTGCCCCATGCCTTCCCGGCCAACAACCACAATGAATTCTATCTCGCCACCAAGCGGGCGAAGAGCGGCCACCTGCTGTGAACAAACGGCCCGGCAGTTTCTGCCGGTGCCGGTGCCGCCGCCGGCCAAGCCCTTGATTCATATGGGCTGATTTCTGGCCCGGCGCTTGCAGCGGGAAAAGCGGACCGAAAGGGAACGCCCATGACCGCCACTGCTGCTGCCGAGACCAATCCCCGCCGCCTGCCCGTGCTGCTGCCCGGCCGCCGCAGCGAACTCGGCAAGGCGGAGGCCGAGTTCTTCGCGCCGACGCCGGCCGGGGACAACGCCGGCTCGGGCTTCGCCGAATTCCTGGACGTCATCAATCCCTTGCAGCATATCCCGCTGGTCTCGACCCTGTACCGGGAACTGACCGGGGATACGATCAGCCCGGCCGCGCGCATCGTCGGCGGTGCCCTCTACGGCGGGCCGATCGGCGCCGGGGTCGCCATCGTCGGCGCCGTCGCCGAACAGGTGACCGGCAAGACCCCGGAAGCCCAGGTCATGGCCGCCCTCGGCCTTGGTGGCGACGGGGAAGCGCCGGTCGCCGTCGCCGCGGCGCCGAGCGGCCTGATCGCCGAGGCGACCACCAGCCCGCCGGCCCCCGCCGCGGCGCCGGCCGTGCCCGCCACCACCGTCGCCGCCAGCGCCGGCATGCCGCAGATGAGCCCGGCCGCCTTCGATGCCCTGATCCGCGCCGTCGACGCCCAGCCGGCCGAGGCCGCCGCCGCCGCTCCCGTCGCGACGGCGAGCGCGGGCACGACCGAGGAGCGCCGCTTCTTCCCCGCCCGCCAGGCCGGCGTCCGCGCCCCGCGCCCGGTGCCCATGGACATCAGGGCCGAGGACAAGGCGAGCTATGACGATGCCCTGCGCCTGATGCGCCAGAACATCGAGCGCTATACCAGCGCCGGCATCGCCGCCGGCGGCACCGGCGCGGCGGCGCCCTGAGCTATTTCAGCCACAGCACCGGCTTCGGCCCGTCCGCCCGCTCCGCCTCGTAAAGGGCGCTGCGGCCGGCCCAGGCGGCAAGGTCGGCCGGCCGGTATCCCTGGGGCCACAGGCGCCGCTCGGCGATGCTGCCGACCCGCACGTCGGAAAGCGGGAAGCTGCGTTCGGCGCCCGCCGCATCCCGCAGCACCAGGGTCGCGGTCGGCCAGACTTCGTTCTGCGGGTCCGGGCGGTATTCGATGCCGGTGACGGTCAGGACCTCGGCGGTGCCGGGCGGGCCGGGCAGCCGGGGATCGAAAGCCGTCGCCGCCTTGCCGCTCAGCCAGGCGAGGGGCGTGCCCAGGCCGGACAGGCCGTGTTCCCGGTGCAGGGCATCGGCGGTCCGCCGCCATAAGGCGTCGAAACTGTTCAGCAGGCGCCGGCGCCGGGCCTCGCCCGCCGGCGCCAGATCGAGGCCGCCGGCAACGACATCGTACCAGCGGCCGAAGAACCAGGTGCCGTCCAGCCCGTCGCCGTCGCCCTGCCACTCGGTGGCCAGGACCCGGCAGCCGGGCTTGCCGTCGATGCGGGGGGCGAAGATCTCGGGGCCGAATTCATTGACGGTGAAGGAACTCGCCGCCGTCGCGAAGCCGGCCCCGGTCCCGGCGATGGTGACGGTCCAATAGGAAACGCCCAGGCCGTTGGAGATGCCGTTCAGCCGGGCGGTGACGATCTCGGCCGCGCCGTCGCCGTCGACATCGGCCCGATAGGCGAGGACATCCGCCGGGCTGCCCATGGAAAAGCCGGGCTCGGGGCGGAGCGTGGTGCCGGCATCGTCGGCCAGATATTCGATGAAATTGCCGTCCTCGTTGCGGCAGACGCCGAAGCGGCCGGCGCCCAGCGGCACGGCCATGCCGTCGCCCGCCAGGCAGGGCGCGGGCGCGGCGGCATCGGGCCGGTCCGGGCGGTGCCCGCTGCCGAGGTCGCAGGACGGATCGGCCAGCGCCCCCCTTCCCGCCAGCGGTCCCGCCAGCGCCGTCGCGAAGACCATCAGAAGCCAAAGCCGCATCGACCACTCCCCCATCCGTTGCCGTTGATCCTGGCGTCCGCCCTGCCGGACCGCTGTGAACCGGCTCACCCCTTCGGGGCGATATGCCGCAACGGGCCCCCGCGGCTTCTGATCTGGATCAAGGCGGCGGACCCCCGGCCGGCCGACAGTGCCGCAAAGTTTTCATGATCGCCAGCGAGGGGCGAAGACGATGACAATGGCAACAACGATGACGGCCGGGGCCGTATCCCCGGGGCGGGCCGGCGACGCACCCGTCGCCTACCGCGACGATGTGGTGCGCTGGTTCATGATCGCGGCGGTGTTCTGGGCCATCGTCGGCATGCTGGTCGGGGTGGTGATCGCCGCCCAGCTGACCTGGCCGGCGCTGAACCTGGGGCTGCCCTGGACCAGCTTCGGCCGCCTGCGGCCGGTCCACACCTCGGGCGTGATCTTCGCCTTCGGCGGCTCGATGCTGATCGGGACCTCGTTCCACATCGTGCAGCGCACCTGCCGGGCGCGGCTGTTCGGCGGCTTCGCCCCGGAATTCGTCTTCTGGGGCTATCAGTTCTTCATCGTGATGGCGGCGCTGTCCTACGTCCTCGGCGGCTCGCAGTCCAAGGAATATGCGGAACCCGAGTGGTATCTCGACATCTGGCTGGCCGTCGTCTGGGTGACCTACCTGGTGGTCTTCCTCGGCACGATCATGAAGCGCCGCGAGCAGCATATCTATGTCTCGCTGTGGTACTTCCTGGCCTTCATCGTCACCATCGCGGTGCTGCATATCGTCAACAACCTGGCGGTGCCGGTGTCCCTGCTCGGCTCGAAGAGCTATGCGCTCTTCTCCGGCGTGCAGGATGCGATGACGCAATGGTGGTACGGCCATAACGCGGTCGGCTTCTTCCTGACCGCCGGCTTCCTCGGCATGATGTATTACTTCATCCCGAAGCAGGCGGAACGGCCGATCTGGTCCTATCGCCTGTCCATCGTGTCGTTCTGGTCGCTGATCTTCATCTACATCTGGGCCGGCCCGCACCACCTGCATTACACCGCGCTGCCCGACTGGGTGCAGACCCTGGGCATGACCTTCTCGATCATGCTGTGGATGCCGAGCTGGGCCTCGATGGTGAACGGCATCATGACCGTCTCGGGCCGCTGGGACCGGCTGCGCACCGATCCGATCCTGCGCTTCATGGTGGTCGCCGCCGCCTTCTACGGCATGTCGACCTTCGAGGGGCCGCTGATGTCGATCCGGGCGGTGAACGGCCTGTCGCATTACACCGACTGGACGGTCGGCCACGTCCATTCGGGCGCGCTCGGCTGGAACGCCTTCATTTCCTTCGGCGCGCTCTACTACCTGTTCCCCAAGCTGTGGGGCCGCAAGGCGATCTACAGCGAGAACGCCATCCGCCTGCACTTCTGGCTCGGGACCATCGGCATCGTGCTCTACATCACCTCGATGTGGACCAGCGGCATCATGCAGGGCCTGATGTGGCGCGCCTACGACAGCCTCGGCTTCCTGCAATACAGCTTCGTCGAGACGGTCGCCGCGATGCATCCCTATTACGCCATCAGGACCCTCGGGGGGCTGTGCTTCCTGGCCGGTACCGTCGTTATGGCGTGGAACCTGTGGATGACCGTGAAGGCCGGCGAACCGCTCGAAACCCAGGCGGCCAAGCCCGCCCTGGCCCCCGCCGAATAAGGGGAGGGAGATCATGGCCAACGTCTATACAATCCACGACGTCCTGCAGAAACACTCGATCAAGCTGCTCGCCGGCATCCTGGCGGCGGTCTCGG
Coding sequences within it:
- a CDS encoding glycosyltransferase family 2 protein; this encodes MAPRPFLSLVVPVRNEEEVLDAFFAALAPVAEQVAATAGPVEFIFIDDGSTDRTAALLRARAETDPRVRLVSFSRNFGKEAGLTAGLHFARGDVAVPIDVDLQDPPELIPAMIAKWRDGFDVVYGERVSRPTDTWLKRLSAERFYRLFNRISDVPIPFNAGDFRLMDRAVVEALCALPERTRFMKGLFAAMGYRQAALPYVRPERAAGTTKFRFLRLWAFALDGITSFSSIPLRVWSYVGGAIALLGLLYGGFIGLRTLVFGRDVPGFATLAVMTSVIGGLQLLSIGVLGEYVARLFVEAKQRPIFIVRELAGFDDEEAAEQARKLAGKAVIARHRPRPAPQALEP
- the ccoN gene encoding cytochrome-c oxidase, cbb3-type subunit I, encoding MATTMTAGAVSPGRAGDAPVAYRDDVVRWFMIAAVFWAIVGMLVGVVIAAQLTWPALNLGLPWTSFGRLRPVHTSGVIFAFGGSMLIGTSFHIVQRTCRARLFGGFAPEFVFWGYQFFIVMAALSYVLGGSQSKEYAEPEWYLDIWLAVVWVTYLVVFLGTIMKRREQHIYVSLWYFLAFIVTIAVLHIVNNLAVPVSLLGSKSYALFSGVQDAMTQWWYGHNAVGFFLTAGFLGMMYYFIPKQAERPIWSYRLSIVSFWSLIFIYIWAGPHHLHYTALPDWVQTLGMTFSIMLWMPSWASMVNGIMTVSGRWDRLRTDPILRFMVVAAAFYGMSTFEGPLMSIRAVNGLSHYTDWTVGHVHSGALGWNAFISFGALYYLFPKLWGRKAIYSENAIRLHFWLGTIGIVLYITSMWTSGIMQGLMWRAYDSLGFLQYSFVETVAAMHPYYAIRTLGGLCFLAGTVVMAWNLWMTVKAGEPLETQAAKPALAPAE
- the ribA gene encoding GTP cyclohydrolase II, which encodes MSSPFGSAPVSGLVTVDRAVSELRRGLDVVVRDDDGHVLRVAAAEYATPDRMAGFAAPGARLLLTNRRAGTLKLRPLVGDPVALPLAGPLDAATIASLADPTADLDLPLRGPFSVLRRAPQAAEFAAVKLMKLARLLPAALAVDAAAADDGLLAVPAAEITAYDLAAARGLRIVSDARVPLADAEQSRIIGFRPPDGGIEHLAILIGDPPRHLPVLGRLHSECFTGDLLGSLKCDCGEQLRGAIRAIAEAGGGVLLYLAQEGRGIGLMNKLKAYRLQDQGFDTVEANERLGFDPDERVFQPAAEMLRLLGFDAVRLLTNNPEKVAGLTASGINVVERVPHAFPANNHNEFYLATKRAKSGHLL
- a CDS encoding winged helix-turn-helix domain-containing protein, with the protein product MTNRPLTPDTARLLVAVDDGVLAHALADPLREAGFAVTVAPGLADSAAWAAADLVIVDRAAEGGGADAALVAAGCSLPVVALAGADDARPPAGPGGQVTLLRKPLRVEALVKGVRAGLANGAGALAIGPCRLFASSRTLVGAAGEAVRLTDKETQILARLAAAIGRVVPREILLAEVWGYGAAIATHTIETHVYRLRRKLGRAVAGGAGLILAEDGGYRLAVA